A window of the Danio aesculapii chromosome 10, fDanAes4.1, whole genome shotgun sequence genome harbors these coding sequences:
- the serpinh1a gene encoding serpin H1a, whose translation MLASNVLLLCLLATVSANKTLSSIATTLADNSATLAFNLYQNMAKEKDIENILISPVVVASSLGLVALGGKSNTASQVKTVLSATSVKDEQLHSGLSELLTEVSNPKARNVTWKISNRFYGPSSVSFVDDFLKSSKKHYNYEHSKINFRDKRSAVKAINDWASKSTDGKLPEVTKDVEKTDGAMIINAMFYKPHWNEQFHHKMVDNRGFLVHRSYTVSVPMMHRTGIYGFLDDTTNKLLVLEMPLAHKMSSLVLIMPYHVESLERVEKLLTRQQLNTWVSTMEQTAVAVSLPKVSMEVSHNLQKHLGELGLTEAVDKAKADLSNISGKKDLYLSNVFHASAMEWDTEGNPPDTSIFGTDKLKNPKLFYADHPFVFLVKDNKTNSILFMGRLIRPKGDKMRDEL comes from the exons ATGTTGGCATCAAACGTGCTTCTCCTGTGCCTATTGGCCACTGTGAGCGCAAACAAGACCCTGAGCAGCATTGCAACCACGCTAGCCGACAACAGCGCCACACTGGCCTTCAACCTGTATCAAAACATGGCGAAAGAGAAGGACATCGAGAACATCCTGATTTCCCCAGTGGTAGTGGCCTCGTCACTGGGTCTGGTGGCTCTTGGAGGAAAGTCCAACACTGCTTCTCAGGTCAAAACTGTATTGAGCGCCACTTCAGTGAAGGATGAGCAACTCCATTCTGGGCTTTCGGAGCTCCTCACCGAGGTCAGCAACCCAAAGGCACGTAATGTCACCTGGAAGATCAGCAACCGCTTCTACGGGCCCAGTTCTGTTAGCTTCGTTGATGACTTTCTGAAGAGCAGCAAGAAGCATTACAATTACGAACACTCCAAAATTAACTTCCGCGACAAACGCAGCGCAGTGAAAGCCATTAACGATTGGGCTTCAAAGTCTACTGATGGAAAGCTGCCGGAGGTGACCAAAGATGTGGAGAAGACAGATGGAGCCATGATCATCAATGCCATGTTTTATAAAC CACACTGGAATGAGCAGTTTCATCATAAAATGGTGGACAATCGTGGTTTCTTAGTGCACCGGTCATACACCGTCTCCGTACCCATGATGCATCGCACAG GCATTTATGGCTTCCTTGATGACACAACCAACAAACTTTTAGTTCTGGAAATGCCGCTGGCCCATAAGATGTCATCTTTAGTCCTCATCATGCCATACCACGTAGAATCACTGGAAAGAGTGGAGAAACTGCTGACACGTCAACAACTGAACACCTGGGTCAGTACAATGGAACAGACAGCAGTAGCAGTTTCTCTCCCAAAGGTCAGCATGGAGGTCAGCCACAACCTGCAG AAACATCTCGGTGAACTGGGTCTTACTGAAGCTGTGGACAAGGCCAAGGCTGATCTGTCCAACATCTCAGGGAAGAAAGACCTCTATTTGTCCAATGTTTTCCATGCCTCGGCCATGGAGTGGGACACAGAGGGAAATCCACCTGATACTAGCATCTTTGGTACTGACAAGCTGAAAAATCCCAAACTCTTTTACGCCGACCATCCTTTTGTCTTCCTGGTGAAGGACAACAAGACAAACTCCATTCTTTTCATGGGCAGGCTGATCCGACCGAAGGGTGATAAAATGAGGGATGAATTGTAG